The DNA sequence CTATGCACGTTAATCGAACCAACTACAAGTTACTTCTTAAGTATCTCAAGAAATTCGGATTCATTTTGAAGATTTATCTTTATTATATGAGAAATATACATAACACTCTTTTTTTAGaaggagaaaaatattaaaattaacttTCTTTACATGTATGTTTGAAAAACATtatagagaaatatatatatatatatcaaatatataatctCTTCTTCAGTTTTGGATTGTAAGGAAACTTAGTATTTGAAAGAATAATCATTCTCTTTTCTAATTCCATTGTGTTGGATTCACTCAAATGCTATCTTTAAATAATAGTCATAAGGTAGTGTCTGATTTGCTTTGCAACAATCAATAAGCTCGTGGAGAGAaagttttgatatattttattccGAATGCTTAATTTTCATTACAGCAGCTATAGCATCAACAACTACAATTGTCATACaacaatttgaaaaaagaagaagacaataataaaatagttaagattttaaatttactGTTTGCCTAAACATGCAATAACTTCAAACAAAATTAATGACAAATTACGACAAAGTAAATAAACGACCAACTCGTGATCCAGCTTGtgtgcatatataatatatattatatatatttactaataaattaaattcttaAAAGCACAATACCgtgtaattttgaaaaattgtattattttaaacATCATAATAAATGCATACATTGAGAAATGCAGCAAAAGCTTTTACATCACTTACTGATTGTTTGCCTTTTGATGGGTGGCGACAcacaattagaaacatgattACGCCAATCCCACTCCTAATATAGTTTGTGTATGCATAATTGTATTGTAGAGCTTTAAATAGAAGAGAGATCTACACATAAAGTGAtcaattcataatatttctttagCAATCAATGATAATGTATAAATTAGAGAGTTAGCTAGcatgatttatttataatttatatttaattcttagactttaaattaaattcatacaACTTTGAACTACTAGTAACTTATAAGCCTATTTGAACATTCATCCCAATTCCCAGCTCCCTCTCTAGATAAATTGTCTTATTTGGCTTAATGTAGttgtataattatattgattgattataaaatgagttgtaaaatagttatagaaaaatatatatatgtatcattacaaaaattctatgtgcagtcactcTTACATACTCTTTTATGCATTCTATTGATgtaattggttgtgtattaaaaaaattgatatagtcaatcacatcaataaaatatacaaaaaatacataaaaataactgtatgtaatattaccCGTGTCGTTATCCCATAGAAAAAATCTTTTGTCATGCTTGTTTTTGCGTAGCCTTTTAGGTAGAATacagttttgctacgtacaagtaaagtcgtgtactaatctacgtattaatattgatttcttcatattcaaaatttaaattaatacagtttttaataaaatttattttttgaccaattatattaaattgatatacatattaatatacaattatacttgtaaccaAAATTTTCCTGCAGAATAGGTGTGGCACAAGCAAGTCTGTTGGATTTCTTCTTTTCAGATGGCATTTATCCTTATAAAAAGGCTACTGATGATAACATCATTTTAGGCATATTTTATAATTCTGTACTgtaattcaataattatttggtAATTTAATGGAAGGATTTACTTGATTGGTTGGTCGATTGAAAATATATACACTTaattattcttataaaaaatattactcaAATTCCTAAATCATTGAACATGCATTGAATTCCTTTAAtatgaataattaattttaacttaGCTCCATATAGTACGTAAaattgttaaattatttttattataaataaatataataaatcatataaaattatattaatttatgaatttatttatttaaaatatcgaaaaaaataataaataaaaattgaattaaaaaaaaaaagaagaagaagaagaagaagaaactatCGATGATACCATGGGCTTTGGTAAAAGTTACACTGTTCTCTGGGCCCAAGACTCCAAACAAGGGCATCCCATAGTTTCCTCTCGCTTTCGTGCTGATACTTCCGCATTTCTCTATTCCCCCTTTTTACTTCTCTTCTTCCCGCCACCGTCCCGCTTGATCTTCCCGGCCTTCTTTCTTCGTTCACCTACTCTTCGTTTTCGTCGTTCATTTAGCGCCGGTGCCGCCTTTTGGCCACGAGTTTCGGCTGTTTCTAGCTGATTATACCAAGGTGAGGATTTTTTAATCTGTTGTTTCCCTATTTTCACTCGACATTTCACTCCATCATATATGGTCTATTAGCGGCCTCTTGGCTCTGTAACTGTAAGTGTGCCCGCATGCGCGCGTTTGAACGGGAGTTACGTTTTTAGGTTTGGTTTCGTTTGTGGGGTGTTTGAAGAGTTACTGGTTTAGGTGGTGTTTTGGATTCGAGTGATGGTGGGCTTATTTTCTGATGGGGGGTTTTGGGTTCCTTTGGTTTTGGGTGTTAACCATTTGATCATTACGGTGAGTTAAGGGTTTGTGGGGCAGTATCACGAGGGTGCGGGCATAAGATGAGGAAAGTTTGAGTAGACTTCTGAGTTGGGACTTGGGAGGCCGTGGGTCTTTTGTGAACAACTCAAAATAATTGGTAAATCATATGCCACCTGACTGATAGAGTATTTGACCGTAAACATTCCCCAACCTGGCCTAATGCTCCTGGTCAATAGGCTGATGATGTAACGAAAAGAAGACTGTAATATACTGACTATTAGTAATTATCAGAAAAAGAACAGATCGGTTCTTGGCAATTAGCCACTTACAGTAGTTCTTCTCTAGCAGAAACCACTAGTAGGCtacttcctctctctctctctctctctctctctctctctctctctctcgtgttgTTTCTCTCGTTGGATTCTGGAGTCTAGCCTTCTTAGTTTCGTACTCCTTTCCCAAACTTAAAGATTACtatttgatgatgatgatgatgtattATTTGTGTGTAGGAGAAATTAATTAGATGGTAATAATCTAGTGTTTATCtttgattaaatattaaagatatatatatatattttttatcattgatTGAATATCATAGACGTCAAGTCCTCACAGTGTTGCATAAATTCATTGGGTTctgactttatttattttgtagcttgttgagagagagagagagagagagagagagagagagagagagtaaaaaatGTTGGCATTGAAACATTGTCTTCAAATTAAGGAgtctgtgtacatgggctttgccAATGTATACGTCCTGTATACATGAGCTTCGCCTATTACATTCGTTGAATAAAATTCCAtcttgcttataaaaaaaattgagtctGAAGTTTCAATATAAAAGAGCTGCTACATTCACCTATTTCATTCGTATTAATAAAACTGCCTCTCttacttatagaaaaaataaaaagagctgCTAAATTTCTGGTTTGTAGCAAACTTCTTAGCCTATGTAGCAAATTAAGGAgtctgtgtacatgggctttgcctatgTATACGTCTTATATACATGAGCTTTGCCTATTACATTCGTTGAATAAAATTCTatcttgctttaaaaaaaaattaaggagtCTGAAGTTTCAATATAAAAGAGCTGCTACATTCACCTATTTCATTCGTATTAATAAAACTGCCTCTCtttcttatagaaaaaatagaaagagcTGCTACATTTCTGGTTTGTAGCTTCTTAGCTGTTTGAGATCTAGTAATCAGAGGTTTGTATATAGCTAAAACTAGTGTTGTCAATCACTTATTCAAGCCAATGAAGGTTAAGGAAAGGTTTCTGTGAGTCCATCTTTTTGTCAGTATACACCTACCGGTGTGTAATTAGATGGTGGCTAGGGGCAATCCACATATTGCAGCTATTTGGAAGAAGGTTCCCATTTATCTTTGGTGGTGTCTTTGGAGGGAAAGAAACAATCAAAGTTTTGAAGATCGCCAACAGACCATGGTGGTGTCTTTGATAGTTTACTCCAATGGTCTATTGAAATAGATCTCAATGGATTGAGTATCTACAACTTTTTTTGTGTCAATTGCTAATCATGCTTAGGTGTTTCTTTTATATACGACTCATGTACATGGGCTATGCTTATTGCTATAAATAAAAGTTCTTGCttacctaaaaaaaatttagacaatGACTAATCCCTTTGCAAAATCTATTGCTTTGTTCTTCTTCACTTGTATTTTTGAGTTATAGATTATTGCCATGTTCCCCAAAATGGAAGTTCTTTCATCTAGATCTCAACTCATACATGGCATGCCCCAGTTGGCTTTACATGAGTTGATTGATAAAAGTATGAAAGTGAACTTTGTATCACCTATGGTGGGACAGAAATCTTAAATAATAAGCCTTAAATCTTACTGCAATCAGCATTTTCCCCAAGTCTTGATCTGTTGGCCTACTTACTCTTGATTTTGAAGGTGGGAGAAAATTTGGTATTTGATATCGATATACAATATCCTCTAGTTGGGCCTTTGCATTTATGGGTCTTTAAAGGTCAAATTCTATAGGAAttgacattttattttctccaattgACATCCCATGGAAACTTAGAGAATCCATTGTActttgagtttgtgggctaagatctttgtaaggaatgatgagaatgtactgaatctgtttctgttttagttttcctGTTTTCTAGAGTgcagtaggtatttcctttgtatacttcatgtgtacttgggctatgtctattcgtgataataaaattcttattaatttaaaaaagaaaaaaaaaaaaaaaaaaaaacttagagaCTCCATTGTGCTCTAACGATATCTGTAAGTGACTGATACTAGTGGAAGCatcaatgatatttttttgGGCACCGGGTGTCCAGAATAGCGTCCCAACTAATCCCGGGAGTGCACAGGCCCTCAACAATAGTGGAAGCATCAATGATTATTGTTATGTTTTGTTGCTTTTCTTAAATTAGGTTGATTTTCTTACTTGCTTTAGTTTGCGTCAAGAGCTGATAATTTAGTTGGCTAAATGTAATCTCTCTTTATGCCATATCTCATAGGAATTatccctctcttttctctccctCTACTCTCTATATGTTGCACTATAAGCCAGGTAAGTGCTTCAGAATAATTAACAATTTCTAATTAATCCTCCATTCCAGTTATGATTTATAGCTTGAATTGATTGATCACAtcctaaatatttatttcttttaccaATTTGATAACCCCTAGAGGTTagctcaagtggtaagggccttggtcttggtgttAGGCTCTCTCTTGGTCTAAGGTTCAAAACcttttgggtgcaaacaatttctaggggacATTAGAGTTTAGACTGTGGAATTTCCCCTTGATTTACCTAAGGTGCACTTGCGGCAAACTCCTTGCCGATGGCATGTGCACCTCTGAGATTAGTCAGGACTTTGTTCTTGGACACTTGATGCCAATAAAAAATGTTCTTTTACCAattttattatatcatatcCTTTAAATCTCACCTCCACTCTCCCTTGCCCCCctaaaagtattataaatagagaaatatttttataatgtttATCATATATctcatatttcttattttcttcgTTTTATGTAAACTGCCCCTAAAGTGCTCATGCCTCCCtcccccttttcttttttattttttgcagaaaATAACCAGTCCTGCATACAGGTCTCTGATATATCCTTTTTGGGAGCTCAAATATGTCAAGTGGCCTTGGACTTGAATCTCTTGTAGATCGTATGCAAATACTTGACAAatacttttcatttcttttatgtttcatatatatatatacacgctaAGCTACAGGGaaggtcttcttcttcttctgttccccccccccccccacccactCTCTCCCCTTCTGTTTTATCACTTTTTGACAAAGGCATTAGGCTAGGTGCATTAAGGTGTAAGCTTTTCaaacaataaatttttatttccaaaAGTTATGCTTTTCTAGGaagtaaaacattttttttgtgaaaacttatggaaaATACACGCACACAATATTGATTACAAAAGAAGTAATAGACAGAATGCTAATATTTTTCTCTCTGTAAATTGAAACATTTCACTTTAATAGATTATTTActgttaaaatttatttaaatcaaaTGGTGATTCCTAAAATGGATACCAGATTATGTGGAACATACTTCATCTGCTATTTTTGGCTATAGATTAGATTGGAAGAACACGAGCTAAATAAAAGAAACCGAAATAAATCCGATTAGGAATTCTTACATCTGGTTTGAAATTTTGTTATCACAGATTCACacttgatttgaaatttattgaaATCGCATAGAGATTGTTAAGAGTTTATCATGCAACAAATACTTTTAAGTATCGAGAAACTTTGGTTTACTATGAGTtacaaaaattatttgtaaGTCATTTTGTCTGTGTGCAGAAACTATATCAGTTATCACAAATGACGGACGCAACATAGTGGTATGTGACATAATAATAGTTCGATGCACCAGCTAGATATTACCAATGAGGTATTATCGTATTAACagttttgattttccatatagGGAGTACTGAAAGGCTTTGACCAAGCTACAAATGTTATCCTAGATGAATCTCATGAACGTGTCTACTCGACAAAGGTTTGTATCTTCTACTTGACACATCTCAGATGCTTTCACTCTTAGGAGCATGAGTGATTGGACTTGAAGAATTTTAGAAACAACATATGtattaactttcctgggaatgTTTCGGCATCTTTTTGTGAgacatttttttccctttttctcatttctttatgCCCTCCCCTTGTGGAGGATATGGGGGTGGTAAGAGTGTTGACTGATGTAACTTGTTGGTTCTTTTATTAGTTATACCATGCTGAATTTGGGAATGTTATGTGTGGTTCACGGAGTAGaaccaaataaatataaattggg is a window from the Carya illinoinensis cultivar Pawnee chromosome 14, C.illinoinensisPawnee_v1, whole genome shotgun sequence genome containing:
- the LOC122295116 gene encoding sm-like protein LSM8, yielding MSSGLGLESLVDQTISVITNDGRNIVGVLKGFDQATNVILDESHERVYSTKEGVQQLVLGLYIIRGDNISIVGELDEELDSNLDLSTLRAHPLKPVIH